A single region of the Chelmon rostratus isolate fCheRos1 chromosome 5, fCheRos1.pri, whole genome shotgun sequence genome encodes:
- the snx2 gene encoding sorting nexin-2 → MADTARDPPPQHTDFQELEDAEDLFPEPADTQESEPASLPAEDISTNSNGPKQDSLFDDDPEDLFAEATEEVSLDSPERDVLLSDGPSPAITPITPPTSVITPRICLGHDDMFTHSSFDEIEEEEGGDSFDMHISVSDPEKVGDGMNAYMAYKVTTKTSMSLFKSNEFSVKRRFSDFLGLHSKLASKYLHIGYIVPPAPEKSIVGMTKVKVGKEDQSSNEFVEKRRSALERYLMRTVKHPILLKDPDVLQFLESSELPRAVSTQALSSAGLLRMVNKAADAVNKMTIKMNESDAWFEEKQQHFENLDVQLRKLHASVESLVCHRKELSVNTAQFAKSAAMLGNSEDHTALSRALSQLAEVEEKIDQLHQDQANADFYLFSELLGDYVRLITAVKGVFDHRMKTWQKWQDSQMLLQKKREAEAKLQFTNKPDKLQQAKDEIKELEGKVQQGERDFEQISKTIRKEVSRFEKERVKDFKTIIIKYLESLVQTQQQLIKYWEAFLPEAKAIS, encoded by the exons ATGGCGGACACAGCCAGGGACCCTCCACCGCAGCACACCGACTTCCAGGAGCTGGAAGACGCGGAGGACCTGTTCCCGGAGCCGGCCGACACACAGGAG tCAGAACCAGCCAGTCTACCTGCTGAGGACATCAGCACCAACTCAAATGGACCCAAACAGGATTCACTATTTGATGATGATCCAGAGGACCTGTTCGCAg AGGCCACAGAGGAGGTTTCGTTGGACAGTCCAGAGAGAGACGTCCTGCTGTCTGACGGCCCGTCACCTGCCATCACCCCCATCACCCCTCCCACCTCCGTCATCACCCCCCGCATCTGCCTCGGCCACGACGACATGTTCACACACTCCTCCTTTGACGAG attgaagaggaggagggcggcGATTCATTCGACATGCACATATCTGTGTCAGACCCTGAGAAAGTTG gcgATGGCATGAATGCGTACATGGCCTACAAAGTGACAACCAAG ACCTCCATGTCTCTGTTTAAGAGTAACGAGTTTTCGGTAAAAAGGCGTTTCAGTGATTTTCTGGGTCTGCACAGTAAACTGGCCTCCAAGTACCTGCACATAGGCTACATTGTCCCCCCAGCACCGGAGAAAAGCATTGTGG GCATGACCAAGGTGAAGGTGGGGAAGGAGGACCAGTCGTCCAATGAGTttgtggagaagaggaggtcGGCACTGGAGAG GTATTTGATGAGAACAGTGAAGCATCCAATCCTGCTGAAGGATCCTGACGTCCTGCAGTTTCTGGAGAGCTCAGAG TTGCCGCGGGCGGTCAGCACTCAGGCTCTGAGCAGCGCCGGGCTTCTCCGAATGGTCAACAAGGCAGCAGACGCCGTCAACAAGATGACCATCAAGATGAACGAGTCAGACGCT tggtttgaggagaagcagcagcattttgagaATCTGGATGTTCAGCTGAGGAAACTTCATGCCAGTGTGGAGTCTCTGGTCTGCCACAGGAAAG AGCTGTCGGTGAACACGGCGCAGTTCGCCAAGTCGGCGGCCATGTTGGGAAACAGCGAGGACCACACGGCTCTGTCCCGAGCTCTGTCCCAGCTGgccgaggtggaggagaagatcGACCAGCTGCACCAGGACCAGGCCAACGCAGACTTCTACCTCTTCTCTGAGTTACTGGGCGACTACGTCCGCCTCATCACTGCCGTCAAG gGTGTGTTCGACCACCGTATGAAGACGTGGCAGAAGTGGCAGGACAGTCAGATGCTCCTGCAGAAGAAACGAGAAGCTGAAGCCAAACTGCAGTTCACCAACAAACCAGACAAATTGCAGCAGGCCAAAGACGAGATCAAAGAG ctggagGGGAAGGtccagcagggagagagagactttgAACAAATCTCCAAAACCATACGCAAAGAAGTCAGCAGGTTTGAG aaagagagagtgaaggacTTTAAAACCATCATTATCAAATATCTGGAGTCACTGGTTCAGACACAACAACAg ctgataaaatacTGGGAGGCCTTCTTACCCGAGGCCAAGGCCATCTCATAG
- the rnf214 gene encoding RING finger protein 214 encodes MDASGETASMASEEAHEVQHLTQEESLELALANMTVEGFVPSLIPYLELQQQAVQTDSTTQEVAVNTEPDWEHQVAAMLEYSSSLTAQYDSLMRKQDEEEVAHEKDKQQLQKKKEETTRQHQALLDKLESLRVKLQLNNSKATRKNFLAKKQEMTLEKNRAEEERNRLAKELEESERKLTALAEEQSEEQRRWQEELDELRQEMERVRKEAEEAELLALRDEIAAVEKQRDVAMARIEAWLREVGQYLNALRMEFPQQYPHERQKWEKKEGLVRRNQAELQSRFQEVLQQLQQGRELDSVPRINVPSLPQVPMADLRYNQVMQSLVRSQVMPPPPNPVNRPFPPQRHPHFYQQPYQPPHHPQYRHRYHHPPPQHHFQAPLPPQHQPPHQLQPPHLPQPQLQPHIRVPLRVTPPLSLSPSPPMQPIHPVVPSPPPPAAATATATATATASTSAPAGKLDKVLEKLGTRFPQCNRAQLTSLLQQVKSSRGTLAGMSMEEVIEQVGLKLVQNEKVALGPIGRPTPPGPIQRPTPPPQRAAAGGGQAVGARKLCLMCQNHVDPENRHPVSCSHTIHKDCIRMWLQFSKNNTCPFCPGK; translated from the exons ATGGACGCTAGCGGGGAAACAGCCAGCATGGCCTCAGAGGAAGCGCACGAAGTCCAACATCTAACGCAGGAGGAGAGCCTGGAGCTAGCGTTAGCAAACATGACAGTGGAAG gTTTTGTCCCCTCCTTGATTCCTTACCtagaactgcagcagcaggctgtgcagacagacagcacgACACAAGAGGTGGCTGTCAACACAGAGCCGGACTGGGAGCATCAGGTGGCGGCCATGTTGGAGTACAGCTCCAGCCTGACGGCGCAGTACGACAGTTTGATGAGGAagcaggacgaggaggaggtggcacacgagaaagacaaacaacaactgcagaagaagaaggaggagaccACCCGCCAGCATCAG GCTCTTCTGGACAAATTGGAATCTCTGAGAgttaaactgcagctgaacaacTCCAAGGCCACCAGGAAGAACTTCTTAGccaagaaacaggaaatgaccttagaaaagaacagagcagaggaggagcggAACAG GCTGGccaaggagctggaggagagtgagaggaagctAACGGCTCTCGCAGAGGAGCAGAGCGAGGAGCAGCGGAGGTGGCAAGAGGAGTTGGACGAACTGAGGCAGGAAATGGAGCGAGTGAggaaggaggcggaggaggcCGAGCTGCTGGCCTTACGGGATGAGATCGCAGCTgtggaaaagcagagagacgTTGCCATGGCTCGCATCGAGGCCTGGCTGAGAGAG GTGGGGCAGTACCTGAATGCTCTTAGGATGGAGTTTCCGCAGCAGTACCCTCATGAGAGGCAGAAATGGGAGAAGAAGGAAGGTCTGGTCCGGAGGAACCAGGCGGAGCTCCAGAGCCGTTTCCAGGAGGTTCTACAGCAACTCCAGCAGGGTCGAGAGTTAGACTCCGTCCCCAGGATCAATGTGCCATCTCTGCCGCAGGTCCCCATG GCTGACCTGAGATACAATCAGGTGATGCAGTCATTGGTCCGCTCTCAGGTCATGCCCCCTCCTCCAAACCCAGTGAATCGACCCTTCCCTCCCCAGAGACACCCACACTTCTACCAGCAACCGTACCAGCCCCCTCACCATCCCCAGTACCGCCACCGCTACCACCACCCACCACCTCAGCACCATTTCCaagcccccctccctccccagcaCCAACCTCCACACCAGTTACAGCCTCCCCATCTTCCTCAGCCTCAGCTCCAGCCTCACATCAGAGTTCCATTGCGGGTGACTCCCCCTCTTAGTCTCTCCCCATCCCCTCCCATGCAGCCTATCCACCCTGTGGTTCCTTCCCCAcctccccctgctgctgctactgctactgctactgctactgctaccgCTTCAACTTCCGCCCCCGCTGGCAAACTTGACAAGGTCCTGGAGAAGCTCGGGACTCGGTTCCCACAGTGCAACAGGGCTCAGCTCACGTCGCTGCTCCAGCAGGTGAAGAGCTCCCGCGGTACGCTGGCTGGCATGTCCATGGAGGAGGTCATCGAGCAGGTCGGCCTCAAGCTGGTACAGAACGAGAAGGTGGCCCTGGGGCCCATCGGCCGGCCCACACCCCCTGGCCCCATCCAGAGGCCGACACCTCCCCCGCAGAGAGCCGCGGCAGGTGGAGGTCAGGCTGTCGGGGCCCGTAAACTCTGCCTGATGTGCCAGAACCACGTGGATCCGGAGAACCGCCACCCAGTGAGCTGCTCCCACACCATCCACAAAGACTGCATCAGGATGTGGCTGCAGTTCAGCAAGAACAACACGTGTCCCTTCTGCCCGGGGAAGTAA